The genomic segment TCCATCCGGCAAGATACGTGCAATGGACGACTTGTCCCAAACAGGTGTGGATATAGTCCGGTTAATAGATTCCACCACACGGCTTGCCCGTTTAGAACCTCGCTTGTAAACCGGATAAGACTCTATAATCAGATACCACTCTTCTTTGTAATTCGACCTTCTGAGCTTGACGGTCACCTTGGTATTAGGTAATGCTTTCTTCATAACGACTTATATAATTTATCAATTTCAGATTTGGGAACATACACATAGTTACCGATTTGGCGTGTAGGAATAGAATGACGGCGTATGTGCTTAAAGACACTGCTGTCATTGATATGGAACTTCTTGGCAATCTCTCCGATGGTGTAACAGTCTTTGGGCTCAAAAGACAATGCTTCCTTTTTTCTCTTTCTACTTCCAGCCTTTGTTTTGAAGTGTTCATCCATATAATGCCGACTAAGGCGTGTCAGACGTTGCCCAAAATTGTATGATGGTATCAATCCCTGCCGTATCATACGATAAAGTACATCTTTGCTAATACCGTAAATCAGCATAGACTCTTTAACTGTCAGATACCCCTTACTGGATGGTATTCGCCTGACTAATGCTTGACGTATCGCCTCTTTCTCCTTTGCGATTTGCCTTTTCTTGTACGCCCTTTTGGAACAAGCAGGACAACAATACTTTGACATCAATGTGGGAGGAGTAAAGATTTTACCGCACTCCTCACAACTTCTTTGAATGGTGTAATTTCCTCTTGGCATATTCTTCTCGTTTTAAATGGTTTATGTCAATCTAAGTTGTACCTTATCGCCAAATAAGACGTGTCGCAAACATGTCGCAAATAAGAGATAAAAAAGCCCATAGAAAACGCATAGCAACCATGAACCCTATAAACACAAAAGCGTGCAACTCGTTGAGCTGCACGCTTTTGCTTATTGTTTATTATCTGTTTCCTTATCGGAATCATTTGACCTCCTCAAAATCAGCATCCTGTACATTATCACCATGCTTATTATTATCTTGTGCACCGCCTTGTTGTCCGCCATTCATGTCAGGACCAGCCTGTGCACCACCTTGAGCACCACTCTGAGCATACATTTCAGCGCTTGCTGCTTGGAAAGCCGTATTCAACTCAGCCATTGCTGAATCAACGGCAGCCAAATCCTGAGCCTTGTGAGCATCTTTCAGTTTCTGCAACGCAGCTTCAATCGGAGCCTTCTTGTCAGCAGGTAATTTATCTCCTAATTCCTTTAGCTGATTTTCAGTAGTGAAAATCATTGAGTCAGCTTGATTCAGCTTATCAACTTTCTCACGTTCTTTCTTATCAGCTTCAGCATTAGCTTCAGCTTCGGCTTTCATCTTTTCAATTTCTTCCTTACTCAAGCCACTGGAAGCCTCAATACGGATAGCCTGTTCTTTACCGGTAGCCTTATCTTTAGCAGATACTTTCAAGATACCGTTGGCATCAATATCGAATGTAACTTCAATCTGAGGAATACCACGACGTGCCGGAGCAATACCTGTCAAGTTAAACTGACCGATTGACTTATTCTGTGCAGCCATCGGACGTTCGCCCTGCAATACATGGATAGTAACTTCCGTCTGATTATCGGCAGCAGTAGAGAATGTCTCACTCTTCTTACAAGGAATAGTCGTATTAGCATCAATTAACTTAGTCATTACGCCACCCATAGTTTCAATACCCATAGACAAAGGAGTAACATCCAGCAATACAACACCCTTGATTTCATCTGTCAAAACTGCACCCTGTACAGCAGCACCCACAGCAACTACCTCATCCGGATTTACACCTTTAGAAGGAACTTTACCGAAGAAATCCTCAACCAATTTCTGTACAGCCGGTATACGTGAAGAACCACCAACAAGGATAACTTCATCTATATCAGAATTGCCCAAACCAGCATCGCTCATTGCTTTCTTGCAAGGTTCAAGACAAGCCTGAATCAAGTTGTGAGCCAAAGCTTCGAATTTAGCGCGTGTCAAAGTCTTAACCAAATGTTTGGGCACACCACCTACCGGCATAATATACGGTAAGTTGATTTCAGTGCTGGTAGAAGAGGACAATTCAATCTTAGCCTTTTCCGCAGCTTCTTTCAAACGTTGCATAGCCATCGGATCCTGAGTCAAGTCAGCGCCTTCGTCATTCTTAAACTCTTGAACCAGCCAATCGATAATTACTTGGTCGAAGTCATCACCACCAAGGTGAGTATCACCGTTAGTTGACAATACTTCGAACACACCGCCACCAAATTCAAGGATAGAAATATCGAATGTACCGCCACCCAAGTCAAATACGGCAACTTTCATATCTTTATGCGCCTTGTCGATACCATAAGCCAAAGCAGCAGCAGTCGGCTCGTTCACAATACGTTTTACTTCCAAACCAGCAATCTGACCTGCTTCTTTAGTAGCCTGACGTTGAGAATCGGAGAAATAAGCCGGAACGGTTATAACAGCTTCCGTTACTTCTTGTCCCAAATAGTCCTCAGCCGTCTTTTTCATTTTCTGCAGAATCATTGCAGAGATTTCCTGCGGAGTATAAAGACGTCCGTCAATATCTACACGCGGAGTATTATTATCTCCCTTTACTACTTTATAAGGTACGCGAGCTATTTCTTTCTGTACTTGATCCCAGTTCTCACCCATGAAACGTTTGATTGAGAATACTGTTCTCGTCGGATTTGTAATAGCCTGACGTTTTGCAGGATCACCTACTTTGCGTTCACCACCGTCAACAAACGCTACCACTGAAGGAGTTGTGCGTTTACCTTCACTATTTGCTATTACTACAGGCTCATTACCTTCAAATACGGAAACACAAGAGTTTGTTGTTCCTAAGTCAATACCAATAATTTTTCCCATGATCGTTATTATTTTTATTTGTTATTATTCTAATGTTGGTATCCGCCTCATCGGCAGACGCCAATAAAAAGACAAACGTCGTGCCAAATTGTTCAAGCGGGTAGCAGATTTATGAATGTGACAGCTTGCCTGTCAGTTTGGCAGAGTTAATTTTCTTTTTTCTGTCGGAAATTACCATTTGTTAATATCTATCCCACTTAAAAGCTCTACTTTTGCCCCCCGAAAAAGAATAACCCTTTTATTCGGAAGGAAAGAGATATTTCAAATTATAAGATTATGGAAAAAATGAGAGACAGCATCGACTTCAAAAACATGGACATTGCGGCACTATTCCGTAAATTACTGCTCCCTACGGTATTGGGGATGATATTTTCCGCATTATTCGTCATCACCGACGGTATCTTTGTGGGGAAAGGCATTGGCAGTGACGCTCTTGCTGCCGTCAATATTGTGGCTCCACTATGGTTATTTTCTACCGGTATCGGTCTGATGTTCGGCGTAGGGGCGTCTGTAGTTGCTTCTATCCACTTGTCACACAACAAGCCCAAGGTAGCACGCATCAACATCACACAGTCAATCGTAGTGTCTTCCCTATTACTAATGTGTACTTCTACCCTGTTCTGCCTGTTTGCCCCCCAAGTAGTACATCTATTAGGTGGTTCGGAACGGCTTGAACCCCTTGCGGTAGAATACATGCTTTGGTTTGTTCCTTTCTCCGCTTTTACGGCTTTGCTCAATTCCGGAATGTTTTTCCTGCGATTGGACGGTTCACCCAACTTTGCCATGCTATGCAATATAACAGCTGCCGTTCTGAACATCATACTCGATTACCTGTTCATCTTCCCGCTCGGATGGGGTATGTTTGGCGCAGCACTGGCAAGTGCCATAGGTACAATGATAGGAGCAATAATGATCATCATTTACCTTTTCCGACATAATTGCACACTACGTTTCTATCCGGTGAAGTTCAGCATCAACAGCATGAAGCTGATGAAACGTAATATCGGCTACATGTGCCGGCTGGGATCATCTGCTTTTTTGTGCGAGGTGGCAATTGCCTGTATGATGTTTGTCGGCAATCAGGTATTCATTCATTATCTGAAAGAAGATGGTGTGGCAGCATTCAGCATTGCCTGCTATTTCTTTCCGATTATATTTATGGTCTATAATGCTATCGCACAGTCGGCACAACCCATTATCAGTTTCAATTACGGACTCAACGAAACCCAGCGTGTACGTCGAGCCTATCTGCTTGCATTGAAAACAGCTATTGGTTGCGGAGTCTGTTTTGCTTTAATTACAATATTCTGCAGCAAAGAGATCGTCTCTATGTTCATCGACCGAAGTTATCCTGCCTATGACATAGCAGTAGAAGGTTTGCCTTTATATGCATCCGGTTTCATATTTTTTGCAATCAACATTGTTTCCATCGGATATTTCCAAAGCGTGGAACGCGCCCAATATGCCACTGTTATTACCTTATTACGCGGATTTATTCTACTGACTCTCTGCTTTTACGGCCTTCCGCTGCTGTTGGGCAAACCGGGTATCTGGTTAGCTACTCCGCTAGCAGAGCTACTCACCACTATTTTCATAGTTGTTATTTATATAGGCAGGAAAAGAAATGACAAAGAAAATTCCATATCTTTGCAGTATGGAAATCATGCTAAAGAAATTCTGTAAGAAGTATAAACTACCCGAAAAAAGTTTATTCGACCTATTATCTCACATGGAAGAAGTCTCTTTTTCCAAAGGAGAGCTTATTATAAGAAAAGGAGATAGGAACTCAAATTTCTACCTTATAAAAAAAGGTATATGGAGAGCATATTATTTGGCAGACGGAACAGAAAACTCTCTGTGGTTCGTCGGTTCGGGCGAAACTGCATTTTCGTCATGGACCTACGTAGAAGGAAAACCATCACAGATCAATATTGAATCCGTAAATGACAGCATAGCCTATTGCATAAGTAAGGTCAAATTAGAAACCCTCTTTTCACATTCCCTTGAAATGGCCAACTTTGGCAGAAAGATTTTTGAGCGTGAAATATTGTCAGTAGATGCATCGACGCTGGCCTATGGGGCACCGCCTACTGCTAAAGAGCGCTATCTCACATTAATGGAAGAAAATCCCGAACTACTGCAAGATGTACCGCTGAAATATCTGGCTTCATACTTGTATATTACCCCACAATCATTAAGTCGGATACGTGCCGGGCTAAGAAAAAAAGACTAAATGAAAATATCAAGAACTACAATAAAAATTATGCGGATTTATACAGCTAACCGGTCAGTCGGTTAGCTGTATAAATCCGCATAACTATACTGAACAACGATGAGTATCCGTTATTTCCTCACCAATACCATTACTAGATTATCATTCGCATCATAAAACCCCATGCCTCCGCCTGACAGTTTACCAAAAGACTGTGCAGAGTTCAACGCTTTCAACACCCGGCTTTCCACCTCCATATCAGGACAAGCCATCATTGTACTGATCACTTGCGGAAAGCTGATAGACATAGGATTCACTTTGTCCACCTGAAAACCACCATTAATAATATTACAACCGGCATTACCATGCAAACGTTTTTCTGAAATATTAAATTCAATAAACGGTTGCTTTTCCATACCTGACGGAATTGCTTCTCCCCCAGCCTGACTAATCATCCATTTGCCGTTCAACTCAGACAATTTAACAGCAGGCTCTTTTTTCTGCAATACAATCAGTGGACGTTTGGAGGAACCGTACAATGCCATATTATTTTCTCCTAATACTTTATATTTCTTTACCTGGCCTAATGCACTCAATACATTTTTCTCTACCGTCATATCAGGACAAGCCATACGCGTGCTGCCCAAAGCCCCCAAATCAATGGTACCGGGCTTAGCGTTCACATCGAACGACCCCATCATACGGTTACAACCACTATTTCCATACACTTTTCCGGTCTTTGTATCAAAACCAATAAAGGGAAACTCCTGATTGGGAGCAGGCACAACTGCACTTCCGTTAATCTCAATAATATTCCACTCTCCACCCAAAGAAGAAAGAGTTGCAACATTCTTAGTTGAAGCACAAGATGACATCCCCATCAAGGTAGCTGCCATACAAAGGAAAACAAATACTTTTTTCATTGCTATTTTTTGTTTAAGTTAATTTTTACGGAACAAAGATATGTAAAATAACTCAAAAGCAAACCTATTGTTTAGAAATAGCAATACTTTCCCCAAAGTATTTAGCAGGATTTTAATGTTTATCTGAGAATTAAGCCTTATATTTGCTCTTCGAAAAAATGATAATCATATTTAAAACTTTTGTAAGTAGAAGAAATGGGTAAAGTTCTTATTATCGGTGCA from the Bacteroides eggerthii genome contains:
- a CDS encoding helix-turn-helix domain-containing protein, whose translation is MPRGNYTIQRSCEECGKIFTPPTLMSKYCCPACSKRAYKKRQIAKEKEAIRQALVRRIPSSKGYLTVKESMLIYGISKDVLYRMIRQGLIPSYNFGQRLTRLSRHYMDEHFKTKAGSRKRKKEALSFEPKDCYTIGEIAKKFHINDSSVFKHIRRHSIPTRQIGNYVYVPKSEIDKLYKSL
- the dnaK gene encoding molecular chaperone DnaK, translating into MGKIIGIDLGTTNSCVSVFEGNEPVVIANSEGKRTTPSVVAFVDGGERKVGDPAKRQAITNPTRTVFSIKRFMGENWDQVQKEIARVPYKVVKGDNNTPRVDIDGRLYTPQEISAMILQKMKKTAEDYLGQEVTEAVITVPAYFSDSQRQATKEAGQIAGLEVKRIVNEPTAAALAYGIDKAHKDMKVAVFDLGGGTFDISILEFGGGVFEVLSTNGDTHLGGDDFDQVIIDWLVQEFKNDEGADLTQDPMAMQRLKEAAEKAKIELSSSTSTEINLPYIMPVGGVPKHLVKTLTRAKFEALAHNLIQACLEPCKKAMSDAGLGNSDIDEVILVGGSSRIPAVQKLVEDFFGKVPSKGVNPDEVVAVGAAVQGAVLTDEIKGVVLLDVTPLSMGIETMGGVMTKLIDANTTIPCKKSETFSTAADNQTEVTIHVLQGERPMAAQNKSIGQFNLTGIAPARRGIPQIEVTFDIDANGILKVSAKDKATGKEQAIRIEASSGLSKEEIEKMKAEAEANAEADKKEREKVDKLNQADSMIFTTENQLKELGDKLPADKKAPIEAALQKLKDAHKAQDLAAVDSAMAELNTAFQAASAEMYAQSGAQGGAQAGPDMNGGQQGGAQDNNKHGDNVQDADFEEVK
- a CDS encoding MATE family efflux transporter, with amino-acid sequence MEKMRDSIDFKNMDIAALFRKLLLPTVLGMIFSALFVITDGIFVGKGIGSDALAAVNIVAPLWLFSTGIGLMFGVGASVVASIHLSHNKPKVARINITQSIVVSSLLLMCTSTLFCLFAPQVVHLLGGSERLEPLAVEYMLWFVPFSAFTALLNSGMFFLRLDGSPNFAMLCNITAAVLNIILDYLFIFPLGWGMFGAALASAIGTMIGAIMIIIYLFRHNCTLRFYPVKFSINSMKLMKRNIGYMCRLGSSAFLCEVAIACMMFVGNQVFIHYLKEDGVAAFSIACYFFPIIFMVYNAIAQSAQPIISFNYGLNETQRVRRAYLLALKTAIGCGVCFALITIFCSKEIVSMFIDRSYPAYDIAVEGLPLYASGFIFFAINIVSIGYFQSVERAQYATVITLLRGFILLTLCFYGLPLLLGKPGIWLATPLAELLTTIFIVVIYIGRKRNDKENSISLQYGNHAKEIL
- a CDS encoding Crp/Fnr family transcriptional regulator; this encodes MEIMLKKFCKKYKLPEKSLFDLLSHMEEVSFSKGELIIRKGDRNSNFYLIKKGIWRAYYLADGTENSLWFVGSGETAFSSWTYVEGKPSQINIESVNDSIAYCISKVKLETLFSHSLEMANFGRKIFEREILSVDASTLAYGAPPTAKERYLTLMEENPELLQDVPLKYLASYLYITPQSLSRIRAGLRKKD
- a CDS encoding META domain-containing protein is translated as MKKVFVFLCMAATLMGMSSCASTKNVATLSSLGGEWNIIEINGSAVVPAPNQEFPFIGFDTKTGKVYGNSGCNRMMGSFDVNAKPGTIDLGALGSTRMACPDMTVEKNVLSALGQVKKYKVLGENNMALYGSSKRPLIVLQKKEPAVKLSELNGKWMISQAGGEAIPSGMEKQPFIEFNISEKRLHGNAGCNIINGGFQVDKVNPMSISFPQVISTMMACPDMEVESRVLKALNSAQSFGKLSGGGMGFYDANDNLVMVLVRK